A part of Crassostrea angulata isolate pt1a10 chromosome 5, ASM2561291v2, whole genome shotgun sequence genomic DNA contains:
- the LOC128186172 gene encoding allograft inflammatory factor 1-like: MSLDFKDKQGGKRYGALRKKQEDELDEVNRDFLDGDTYKDVEDLEEKLNEYKEKFMEYDLDNSGDIDIMELKQMMEKLGQAKTHLELKKMIAEIDTTNSGTIHYPEFLNMMLGKKSSILKIILMFEEKNKEKAKPTGLPPKKSLSDLP; the protein is encoded by the exons ATGTCCCTGGACTTTAAAGACAAGCAAG GAGGGAAGCGATATGGAGCACTACGGAAGAAGCAGGAAGATGAGTTGGACGAAGTCAATAGG GATTTTCTGGATGGAGATACGTACAAAGATGTGGAAGACTTGGAGGAGAAATTGAACGAATACAAAG AAAAATTCATGGAATATGACTTGGATAATTCGGGGGATATAG ACATAATggaattaaaacaaatgatggAGAAACTAGGACAGGCAAAGACCCATCTAgagttaaagaaaatgataGCTGAGATTGATACCACAAACTCTGGCACTATCCATTACCCAGAATTCCTCAACATGATGCTTGGAAAGAAAAGTTCCATCCTTAAAAT AATCCTGATGTTTGAGGAGAAGAACAAAGAGAAAGCTAAACCCACAGGTCTGCCTCCCAAGAAATCCCTCTCCGATCTGCCATAG
- the LOC128186171 gene encoding uncharacterized protein LOC128186171 produces the protein MLLLQTLLCLTVFQGILSQYCDITSANKCWSPMTATLGDLIPGPTPSSIPPAVKVYSVCSGLNNVFACMENKMAACSPDDRLLYDTATSSAMFLCTKGKQGYIDHAKCLFSKSSHQAMNTCTSDAITLIKTLIFSVNDLADLKVMSKELCGLASTVRSCLFDTAQENCGRPAASYLQQYMDATIEPFSKFLSCPPPKSDTKYLPLEGKVSFENGMVNPFDTNTISPEALTPSKIQVDRVPSTTPGSPPLSDQTDGLSVVPTCNRYCFLYQHNLPTSIKQGYDDWCEVNCRQGFCPPTSCTCNCNPTPRRLVCEAMDLRFGQSSVGSQWCTSVCQQGFCPKHYCRCRVVLE, from the exons ATGCTTCTACTTCAAACTTTGTTATGTCTCACTGTTTTTCAGg GAATTTTGAGTCAGTATTGTGACATCACCTCTGCCAACAAATGCTGGTCCCCAATGACGGCCACCCTGGGGGACCTTATCCCTGGCCCCACCCCCTCCTCCATTCCCCCCGCTGTCAAGGTCTACAGCGTCTGCAG TGGACTCAACAATGTGTTCGCATGCATGGAGAACAAGATGGCGGCCTGTTCCCCTGACGACCGTCTCCTATACGACACAGCCACCTCGTCAGCCATGTTTCTCTGTACCAAAGGAAAACAAG GTTACATAGACCATGCCAAGTGTCTGTTCAGCAAGTCATCTCATCAGGCTATGAACACCTGTACAAGTGACGCCATCACCCTGATCAAAACCCTCATCTTCAGCGTGAATGACCTAGCGGACCTGAAGGTCATGTCCAAGGAGCTGTGTGG ACTTGCGTCGACGGTCCGCTCCTGTCTGTTTGACACCGCCCAGGAGAATTGTGGGCGGCCCGCCGCCTCCTACCTACAGCAGTACATGGACGCCACTATAGAGCCATTCTCCAAGTTCCTCTCCTGTCCCCCACCAAAATCAG ATACAAAATATCTACCATTGGAAGGAAAAGTGTCATTTGAAAACGGAATGGTTAATCCTTTTGATACAAACACCATTAGCCCGGAAGCGTTAACTCCCTCCAAAATACAAGTAGACAGAGTTCCCTCAACAACTCCCGGAAGCCCCCCACTCAGTGACCAGACCGATGGCCTATCAGTGGTCCCCACCTGTAACAGGTACTGCTTCCTGTACCAGCACAACCTGCCCACGTCTATAAAACAGGGCTACGACGACTGGTGCGAGGTCAACTGTCGCCAGGGGTTCTGTCCCCCAACCTCCTGCACGTGCAACTGTAACCCCACCCCCAGGAGGCTGGTGTGTGAGGCCATGGATCTAAGGTTCGGTCAGAGCTCGGTCGGTTCTCAGTGGTGTACCAGTGTGTGCCAGCAGGGGTTCTGTCCCAAACACTACTGTAGATGCCGCGTGGTACTGGAATAG
- the LOC128185090 gene encoding proteoglycan 4-like: protein MPYLRRILLLCLFSGVLGAVEQRCDLIGSLQCLMTFSSSHKFQVSSYAGDYDVNPGKLVTEMCTKLEHLYLCVGDRMLGCAPQYRLMYETAVSSGRFVCNDGKQGFIDNFRCLVSNSIRNSSISCGGKILTVIQKIFSSPASVLPDLASKADELCIKSNDTLKCVIERTTAECGAGAAAYVQRYMDTSISPLKSFFACTDNQPYIYQTGVNTQTKWRDIQTTRQGQLIPAVSPEVTAYTQQPKPHPEPFPKPIRMKANAVNFDLTAIPINSLQEPVGEPEKYSPEPVGEPKVSLPGLVSEPKVFPPEPVGEPEKSSPEPLSELEKSLPEPVNETEKIFQEPVGVPEESLVEPIGEPEKSSPEPVGEPEESLLEPVGEPEKSSPEPVGEPENSSPEPVGEPEKSSSEPVGEPEESLLEPVGEPEPVGEPEKSSPEPVGEPEKSSPEPVGEPEKSLSEPVGEPETLPNTMIVNQKPQPVAINLPNGPKQSQSEPERRDSKVSEPVLLTSTTTTIAPIIIAGTGRTCRKYCFRYRTLSRFTSQEKEEYDALCDRMCQMGRCMTTVCSAECGCPRKLVCSYTGSRRRWAGDHWCNNLCRQGSALCRQTQCNCRYD from the exons ATGCCATATCTAAGACGTATTCTACTACTGTGTCTATTTAGCG GTGTTCTCGGGGCCGTGGAACAGCGCTGTGATTTGATTGGCTCCCTCCAGTGTCTCATGACTTTCTCCTCATCACACAAGTTCCAGGTCTCGTCTTACGCTGGCGATTACGATGTCAACCCCGGAAAGCTCGTCACAGAAATGTGCAC GAAGCTGGAACACCTGTACCTGTGTGTGGGGGACCGGATGTTGGGGTGCGCCCCACAGTACCGGCTGATGTACGAGACCGCTGTCTCTTCCGGGAGGTTCGTCTGTAATGACGGCAAGCAAG GTTTTATAGACAACTTCCGGTGCCTCGTTTCCAACAGCATCAGAAACAGCTCCATCAGTTGTGGCGGGAAAATCCTCACTGTCATCCAGAAAATTTTCTCCAGTCCTGCGTCTGTTCTACCCGACCTAGCGTCCAAAGCAGACGAGCTGTGCAT CAAATCCAACGACACGTTGAAGTGTGTGATAGAGCGGACCACGGCAGAGTGCGGGGCTGGAGCCGCCGCCTATGTACAGCGCTACATGGACACCTCCATCTCACCCCTCAAGTCATTCTTCGCATGCACTGACAACC AACCTTACATATATCAAACTGGAGTTAACACTCAAACTAAATGGAGGGACATACAGACAACCAGACAGGGCCAACTGATACCGGCTGTATCACCGGAAGTTACCGCTTACACACAACAACCAAAACCACACCCAGAGCCGTTTCCGAAACCCATCCGAATGAAAGCAAACGCAGTGAACTTTGATTTAACTGCGATTCCGATAAATTCGTTACAAGAACCAGTTGGTGAACCAGAAAAATACTCACCAGAACCAGTTGGTGAACCAAAAGTGTCCCTACCTGGACTTGTTAGTGAACCAAAAGTGTTCCCTCCTGAACCAGTTGGTGAACCAGAAAAATCCTCACCAGAACCACTTAGTGAACTAGAAAAATCTTTACCTGAGCCAGTTAATGAGACAGAAAAAATCTTTCAAGAACCAGTTGGTGTTCCAGAAGAATCCTTAGTAGAACCAATTGGTGAACCAGAAAAATCCTCACCAGAACCAGTTGGTGAACCAGAAGAATCCTTACTAGAACCAGTTGGTGAACCAGAAAAATCCTCACCTGAACCAGTTGGTGAACCAGAAAATTCCTCACCTGAACCAGTTGGTGAACCAGAAAAATCCTCATCAGAGCCAGTTGGTGAGCCAGAAGAATCCTTACTAGAACCAGTTGGAGAACCAGAGCCAGTTGGTGAACCAGAAAAATCCTCACCTGAACCAGTTGGTGAACCAGAAAAATCCTCACCTGAACCAGTTGGTGAACCAGAAAAATCCTTATCAGAACCAGTTGGTGAGCCGGAAACCTTGCCAAATACGATGATAGTGAACCAAAAACCTCAACCGGTGGCAATCAACTTACCAAATGGTCCTAAACAGTCTCAGTCAGAGCCTGAGAGAAGAGACTCTAAGGTCAGTGAACCAGTTCTACTCACGTCGACAACTACCACAATTGCCCCGATTATTATAGCCGGAACAGGAAGAACATGTAGAAAATACTGCTTCCGGTACCGTACTTTGAGCCGTTTCACGAGTCAAGAGAAGGAGGAATACGACGCACTTTGCGACCGTATGTGTCAGATGGGTCGGTGTATGACCACTGTGTGTAGTGCGGAGTGTGGTTGTCCCCGGAAACTGGTATGTAGTTACACCGGGTCCCGGAGGAGATGGGCCGGGGACCACTGGTGTAACAACCTATGTAGACAGGGCTCCGCCCTCTGTCGACAGACCCAGTGTAACTGTCGATACGACTAA